In the genome of bacterium, one region contains:
- a CDS encoding SGNH/GDSL hydrolase family protein has protein sequence MKNGLFYGTGFNEKNTRGRRDDDAARQAVEAGEVPQTAGHRAKARRGEKITIGVIGGSITEAGPAIPPPERYGGILQAWWQKAFANALVDLINAGVGATRSDYGALRVQRDLLRFKPDLVVLEFAVNDPPTREYAESYEGMVRQILTSAHTPALVLLFMTQKNRVTAQVWEQKIGAHYQLMMISYHEALWHELRAGRLTWDQFYPDHVHPNPAGHSLVGTLLTEAMERALEPFNPPPSPTAVQPLPVPLISAVFENTLFLDAQDMIPSVQQGWTFDRSGKEPAGWRCATPGSIIEFEISGQQLYLLFWKVNGPMGQVRATVDGRNPIMLDAWFEETWGGYPHMERISGILQQSNHVLRIELLSDKNQQSTGNEFRLLCIGSTLVRV, from the coding sequence TTGAAAAATGGTTTATTTTATGGTACAGGATTCAACGAAAAGAATACCCGTGGACGGAGGGATGACGATGCCGCCCGGCAGGCCGTGGAGGCAGGAGAAGTACCGCAGACTGCAGGCCATCGCGCAAAAGCGCGGCGGGGAGAAAAAATAACCATCGGTGTCATCGGCGGGTCCATCACCGAGGCGGGACCGGCCATTCCCCCTCCGGAACGCTACGGCGGCATCCTGCAGGCCTGGTGGCAAAAGGCCTTTGCGAATGCGCTCGTTGACTTGATCAATGCCGGCGTTGGCGCCACGCGCTCAGATTATGGGGCGTTGCGGGTTCAGCGCGATCTGCTGCGCTTCAAGCCCGACCTGGTGGTGCTCGAATTTGCGGTGAACGACCCGCCGACGCGAGAATACGCAGAATCCTATGAGGGCATGGTCAGACAGATTTTAACATCCGCGCATACCCCCGCCCTCGTGCTCCTGTTCATGACCCAGAAGAACAGAGTCACGGCGCAAGTGTGGGAACAGAAAATCGGCGCCCATTATCAGCTGATGATGATCAGCTACCATGAAGCGCTGTGGCATGAGCTGCGCGCCGGACGGCTGACATGGGATCAGTTTTACCCCGACCATGTTCATCCCAATCCTGCAGGGCACAGCCTGGTCGGCACTTTGCTCACGGAGGCGATGGAGCGGGCCCTGGAACCATTCAATCCTCCACCAAGTCCGACAGCGGTCCAACCTCTGCCCGTGCCACTGATCTCCGCTGTTTTTGAAAATACTCTGTTCCTTGACGCACAGGATATGATTCCGAGCGTCCAACAGGGCTGGACGTTTGACCGGTCAGGAAAAGAACCCGCCGGCTGGCGCTGCGCGACGCCTGGCAGCATCATCGAATTTGAAATCAGCGGCCAACAGCTCTACCTTTTATTTTGGAAAGTGAACGGGCCCATGGGCCAAGTCCGGGCAACGGTCGACGGTCGGAATCCGATCATGTTGGACGCCTGGTTCGAGGAGACCTGGGGGGGATACCCGCACATGGAGCGCATCAGCGGCATCCTGCAACAGAGCAACCATGTGCTCCGCATCGAACTTTTATCTGATAAAAATCAACAGAGCACGGGAAACGAGTTTCGGCTTCTCTGCATCGGATCAACGCTCGTCAGAGTCTGA